A window of Desulfovibrionales bacterium contains these coding sequences:
- a CDS encoding 4Fe-4S dicluster domain-containing protein has protein sequence MKKVYAREDVCIGCRLCELACIVEHSLSKDIIRAFKQEEKRPARNVVEECGPVSFSVHCRHCDEPPCVQVCISGAMVKDAKTGRVRNIPEKCVGCWSCVMACPYGVIKRDTNQGKVIKCDLCPDRDLPACVSACPNEALFYEER, from the coding sequence ATGAAAAAGGTCTATGCAAGGGAAGACGTGTGTATCGGTTGCCGGCTCTGTGAACTCGCCTGTATCGTTGAACATTCTCTATCCAAAGACATCATAAGGGCCTTTAAGCAGGAAGAGAAAAGGCCTGCGCGCAATGTCGTGGAAGAATGCGGCCCGGTCTCGTTTTCTGTCCACTGCCGTCACTGTGACGAGCCGCCTTGTGTCCAGGTCTGTATTTCCGGGGCTATGGTCAAGGATGCAAAGACCGGAAGGGTCAGAAATATACCGGAAAAGTGCGTGGGCTGCTGGTCATGCGTCATGGCCTGCCCGTATGGAGTTATCAAAAGGGACACAAACCAGGGGAAGGTGATAAAATGCGACCTCTGCCCGGACCGCGATCTGCCGGCCTGTGTCTCCGCCTGCCCCAATGAGGCCCTGTTTTACGAGGAGAGATAG
- a CDS encoding FAD-dependent oxidoreductase: MKYVIIGNGVAAIGAVEGIRHTDRQNPVTIIAAEPYATYGRPLIANLLRGKIHVADLAYRPEAFYRDNKVTLLLGRTATKIDVAARRALLEDGDKVPYDKLLIATGGKPFIPPIQGKDGPDVYTFTTLDDAGKLDALVGKIKQIVVIGGGLIGLKAAESLNDRGLKVAVVELADRILSTAFDQTAGNIIGKRLAEAGIEVITENSVKEIVRKNDRVKGIKLNDGQRRSCEAVVIAIGVIPDKDIVKGTGIETNRGIVVNDYLETSVAGIYAAGDVAEALDLLSGERRVVPIWPNAYTQGQYAGRNMAGARVAYKGGLPMNSIEFYGIPTMSMGMANPAGAGYEVITKLIPEKNVYRKLVLRDGILVGAMLIGEVERAGILTGLIRNRVKVNSFKEELMKDTLSLGSLPGEIRAERLSNQELYGAA, encoded by the coding sequence ATGAAATATGTCATTATTGGAAATGGTGTAGCGGCCATAGGGGCGGTAGAAGGAATACGGCATACAGACCGGCAAAATCCGGTTACTATCATTGCCGCTGAGCCCTACGCCACATACGGTCGCCCCCTTATTGCCAACCTTTTGCGGGGAAAGATACATGTGGCAGACCTGGCCTACCGTCCGGAGGCATTCTACCGCGATAATAAGGTAACCCTCTTGCTGGGACGTACTGCCACAAAAATCGATGTCGCGGCGCGCCGGGCGCTATTGGAAGATGGAGACAAAGTCCCCTACGACAAACTCCTCATCGCCACGGGCGGCAAGCCTTTTATCCCGCCCATCCAGGGTAAAGACGGACCCGATGTCTATACCTTCACCACCCTCGATGACGCCGGGAAACTGGACGCATTGGTCGGTAAAATAAAACAAATCGTGGTTATCGGCGGGGGTCTTATCGGTCTTAAGGCCGCAGAAAGCCTCAATGATCGGGGTCTTAAGGTCGCTGTGGTCGAACTGGCCGACCGCATATTGAGCACCGCCTTTGACCAGACAGCCGGGAATATCATCGGCAAACGTTTGGCCGAGGCGGGTATAGAGGTCATTACCGAAAATTCAGTTAAAGAGATCGTACGCAAAAATGATCGGGTAAAAGGCATTAAACTGAACGACGGTCAAAGGCGGAGTTGCGAGGCTGTAGTAATAGCCATCGGGGTTATCCCCGACAAGGATATCGTCAAGGGAACCGGCATAGAGACAAATCGCGGCATAGTGGTCAACGACTATCTGGAGACATCTGTCGCCGGTATTTACGCAGCCGGAGACGTGGCCGAGGCCCTCGATCTTCTCTCCGGTGAAAGGCGTGTAGTGCCGATCTGGCCCAATGCCTATACCCAGGGACAGTACGCCGGCCGGAATATGGCCGGGGCCAGAGTGGCCTATAAGGGCGGGCTTCCCATGAATTCCATTGAGTTTTATGGTATTCCCACCATGTCCATGGGTATGGCCAATCCAGCCGGTGCCGGCTATGAGGTCATAACCAAACTTATCCCTGAAAAGAATGTCTATCGGAAGCTGGTCCTCAGGGATGGGATACTGGTCGGCGCCATGCTGATTGGCGAAGTAGAAAGGGCGGGGATACTGACCGGCCTCATCAGAAACAGGGTGAAGGTCAACAGTTTTAAAGAGGAATTAATGAAAGATACCCTTAGCCTTGGTTCTCTGCCCGGGGAAATACGGGCGGAGCGGTTAAGTAATCAAGAACTATACGGAGCCGCGTGA
- a CDS encoding glutamine amidotransferase family protein: MKSWQYQKDISGCGLSGIINKNGERITGEGIICSIACQHDRGNGLGGGFAAYGIYPDFKDHYALHIMADNLDALHAAEGFLNQTVSVVHQEKIPTRPNKYITDPPILRRYFVEPVKEGDRICRWPGLSDDDYIVRVVMNVNRDIKGAYIFSSGKNMGAFKGVGFPEDIADFYRLDEYAGYIWTAHNRFPTNTPGWWGGAHPFTILDWSIVHNGEISSYGINKRYLEMFGYHCTLLTDTEVVAYLLDLIIRRHGLPVELACKVFAPPFWQEIDRMDKESKRLFTAIRMVYGSGLLNGPFAILFAYNGGLVGLNDRVKLRPLVAAVKGDTVYMASEESAIRAICPDPEKVWAPKAGEPVIVTMNKGVSTTKKQPGISPACAGAR; the protein is encoded by the coding sequence ATGAAGAGTTGGCAGTATCAAAAGGATATTTCCGGATGCGGACTTTCCGGAATCATCAATAAGAACGGGGAAAGGATCACGGGTGAAGGCATTATCTGCTCTATAGCCTGTCAACACGACAGAGGAAATGGCCTGGGCGGAGGGTTTGCAGCCTATGGTATCTATCCTGATTTTAAGGATCACTACGCCCTGCACATTATGGCGGATAATCTTGATGCCCTCCATGCGGCTGAAGGTTTCTTAAACCAGACCGTATCTGTCGTGCATCAGGAAAAGATCCCGACCCGGCCCAACAAATACATTACCGACCCGCCTATCCTGCGTCGTTATTTTGTTGAACCGGTGAAGGAAGGGGACAGGATATGTCGCTGGCCCGGCTTGAGTGACGATGACTATATAGTCCGCGTGGTGATGAATGTTAACCGGGACATTAAAGGCGCCTATATCTTTTCAAGCGGCAAAAATATGGGGGCCTTTAAAGGCGTGGGCTTCCCGGAAGATATCGCGGACTTTTACCGCCTGGACGAGTATGCCGGTTATATCTGGACGGCCCACAACCGGTTTCCGACCAATACGCCGGGCTGGTGGGGCGGCGCCCACCCCTTTACCATCCTGGACTGGTCAATCGTGCATAACGGCGAGATTTCTTCCTACGGCATCAACAAGCGTTATCTGGAGATGTTCGGGTACCACTGCACCCTGCTTACGGATACAGAAGTAGTGGCCTATCTCCTTGATCTCATCATCCGAAGGCATGGGTTGCCTGTAGAACTGGCCTGTAAGGTCTTTGCCCCGCCATTCTGGCAGGAAATCGACCGAATGGACAAAGAATCAAAGAGGCTCTTTACGGCTATTCGTATGGTCTATGGCAGCGGCCTGTTAAACGGCCCCTTTGCCATCCTCTTTGCATACAACGGGGGTCTGGTGGGCCTTAATGATCGGGTAAAGCTGCGCCCTCTGGTCGCTGCCGTCAAAGGGGACACGGTTTATATGGCCAGCGAAGAATCGGCTATCCGCGCTATCTGCCCTGATCCGGAAAAGGTCTGGGCGCCCAAGGCCGGAGAGCCGGTTATTGTAACTATGAACAAGGGCGTTTCCACGACGAAAAAACAGCCCGGGATAAGCCCGGCCTGTGCCGGAGCAAGATAA
- the nifA gene encoding nif-specific transcriptional activator NifA, translating into MVHRKEKSREIGELTCLYEIAKALGASLDLRASLHSTLDILAKKLGMTRGTITILNPMTAELQIEVAHGLTAEARRRGRYKLGEGVTGKVVESGEPMVVPRISEEPLFLNRTRSRGDLAKQDISFICVPIKAAQKTVGALSVDRLFQTDVSLDEDLRLLTIISSLIAQTVIKIQTMEKEKELLINENLELRHRLTDKYSISHIVGNSSRMKEVYEMISRVAGSNATVLIRGESGTGKELVAHALHYNSRRAHKPFIKVNCSALPETLIESELFGHEKGAFTGAIHQKKGRFELAEGGSIFLDEVGELSQNIQIKLLRVIQEHEFERLGGTQTIHCDVRIIAATNKDLEEALSKGTFREDLYYRLNVFPIHMPPLRERRTDILLLAEHFLERFCRENNKNIRRISTPAIDMLMQYHWPGNVRELQNCMERAILVCDEEVIKSYHLPPTLQTPGSSRTHSRLSLAEAVDNTEKEMIIEALKETRGNQSRAAQYLDTSLRILNYKIHKYGLDPKQFKVG; encoded by the coding sequence ATGGTCCACCGAAAAGAAAAGAGTCGTGAGATAGGGGAGCTTACCTGCCTCTACGAGATCGCCAAAGCCCTGGGCGCCTCTCTGGACCTGAGGGCCTCTCTGCATAGCACCCTCGACATACTGGCAAAAAAACTGGGTATGACCAGGGGTACAATCACCATTCTCAATCCCATGACCGCCGAACTCCAGATTGAAGTGGCGCATGGATTGACTGCCGAGGCCCGCAGGCGCGGCAGATACAAACTAGGTGAAGGGGTCACCGGCAAAGTAGTGGAATCCGGAGAGCCTATGGTTGTCCCCAGAATCAGTGAAGAACCCTTATTTCTTAATCGAACCCGCTCCCGGGGGGATCTGGCCAAACAGGATATCTCCTTTATTTGTGTGCCGATAAAGGCCGCCCAGAAAACGGTAGGGGCCTTGAGTGTGGACAGGCTCTTCCAGACAGACGTCTCGTTAGATGAAGACCTGAGACTTCTGACCATCATTTCCTCCCTGATTGCCCAGACGGTAATCAAGATACAGACGATGGAGAAAGAAAAGGAACTCCTGATCAACGAAAATCTGGAGTTGAGGCACCGGCTGACCGACAAGTACAGTATTTCCCATATCGTGGGAAACAGCAGCCGGATGAAGGAGGTCTATGAGATGATCTCCAGGGTGGCCGGAAGCAACGCTACGGTGCTCATCCGGGGAGAGAGCGGCACCGGCAAAGAACTGGTGGCCCATGCCCTCCACTATAACAGTCGCCGGGCCCATAAACCATTTATCAAGGTCAATTGCTCGGCCTTGCCGGAAACCCTCATTGAAAGCGAACTGTTTGGCCATGAGAAAGGCGCTTTTACCGGGGCCATCCATCAAAAAAAGGGACGCTTCGAATTGGCTGAAGGAGGCTCTATATTCCTGGATGAAGTGGGCGAACTCAGCCAGAACATTCAGATCAAGTTGCTGCGCGTCATCCAGGAGCATGAATTCGAGCGTCTGGGCGGTACGCAAACGATTCACTGTGACGTTCGGATAATTGCCGCGACCAATAAGGATCTTGAAGAGGCGCTCAGCAAAGGAACGTTCAGGGAAGACCTCTACTACCGCCTCAATGTCTTTCCCATCCATATGCCGCCATTAAGGGAACGGAGAACTGATATTCTGCTCCTGGCCGAACATTTTTTAGAAAGGTTCTGCCGCGAAAACAATAAAAATATCCGCCGTATTTCCACACCGGCCATTGATATGCTCATGCAATACCACTGGCCGGGCAACGTTCGGGAGCTTCAAAACTGCATGGAAAGGGCCATCCTGGTCTGTGATGAAGAGGTTATAAAGAGCTACCATCTTCCTCCGACGTTGCAGACGCCGGGCAGCTCCAGGACCCATAGTCGCCTCTCCCTGGCCGAAGCGGTGGATAACACTGAGAAAGAGATGATTATAGAGGCATTGAAGGAGACCAGGGGCAATCAGTCCCGGGCGGCTCAATACCTGGATACGAGCCTGCGTATTCTGAATTACAAGATTCACAAGTATGGACTGGACCCAAAACAGTTCAAGGTAGGTTAA